Proteins encoded together in one Kitasatospora albolonga window:
- a CDS encoding short-chain dehydrogenase, whose product MNATAPHGPRGRRLPPHGAVVVTGASSGLGRECALELESRGFQVLAGVRREEDGEKLLTEARYGRLHHTLIDITDEASVRASAELVADRYGGLRGLVNNAGICVPGPLECIDGDQLRHQLDVNLVGHLSMIRAHLPLLRRSNGRIVNVTSGLGKTAVPFLGAYSVAQFAKEALSDALRRELAPSGVRVSIVAPGAILTPIWSKVSQAGERALGDAPPAVADLYRSALQAFLEGNAQLAMASRTTPEDFARTVLRALTDVRPRARYWAGADARRAALLARLLPDPLLDRRFRGITALVGAPGPVGKTPVP is encoded by the coding sequence ATGAACGCCACCGCACCGCACGGACCGCGCGGCAGGCGCCTGCCGCCCCACGGAGCGGTCGTCGTCACGGGCGCCTCGTCGGGGCTGGGCCGCGAATGCGCCCTGGAGCTGGAGAGCCGCGGATTCCAGGTGCTCGCGGGGGTCCGGCGCGAGGAGGACGGGGAGAAACTGCTCACCGAGGCGCGGTACGGCAGGCTCCACCACACCCTCATCGACATCACCGACGAGGCGTCGGTACGGGCCTCCGCCGAACTCGTCGCCGACCGGTACGGCGGGCTGCGCGGCCTGGTGAACAACGCCGGGATCTGTGTCCCCGGCCCGCTGGAGTGCATCGACGGCGACCAGCTCCGCCACCAGCTCGACGTCAACCTGGTCGGGCACCTGTCGATGATCCGCGCGCACCTGCCGCTGCTGCGCCGGTCGAACGGACGGATCGTCAACGTCACCTCCGGCCTCGGCAAGACCGCCGTGCCGTTCCTCGGCGCCTACTCCGTCGCCCAGTTCGCCAAGGAGGCGCTGAGCGACGCCCTGCGGCGCGAGCTGGCGCCCAGCGGTGTCCGCGTCTCGATCGTGGCACCGGGCGCCATCCTCACACCGATCTGGAGCAAGGTCTCCCAGGCGGGCGAACGCGCGCTGGGCGACGCCCCGCCTGCGGTCGCCGACCTCTACCGGTCCGCCCTCCAGGCGTTCCTGGAAGGCAACGCCCAACTGGCGATGGCGAGCCGGACCACCCCCGAGGACTTCGCCCGGACGGTCCTCCGCGCCCTGACCGACGTACGCCCCCGGGCGCGCTACTGGGCCGGTGCGGACGCCCGCCGGGCGGCCCTCCTGGCGCGGCTCCTTCCCGACCCGCTGCTGGACCGCCGGTTCCGGGGGATCACCGCCTTGGTGGGCGCGCCCGGCCCGGTGGGGAAGACCCCGGTTCCGTAG
- a CDS encoding non-ribosomal peptide synthetase codes for MAAEFKALELTGFQRDIWAAEARTPGNCQFNVLVHERLEGAVDRELLGACLARAVRAHDAFRLRFGEDGDGVPRVRRIPEAPDAPPLSWDHLDLSGEPDPSGAVRARCEQELSRPLDLRNGPLFRAAVLTEGPDAVHLVLTAHHIVTDAWALNALTLRILSDYRIRASRNALPASGEKDADPADRDDSPSYWDSIREFGYRADDADRDTGRENDRAFYRNYLAGTEPALFTRSGATRPGRGRHSFAVGEELVGRILDAGASPFPYLLSALAVCLARVHQADEVVIGVPFLNRRTEDERATVGQFANNLPLRIAVAEDLPLVDLADHVRKRIDELREHERLPFGDILREAPTQEAHGRRLFDVTASYLRFPRPPEIPGVHRTTTIMAPVHATDALSLMIQAFEDEPGLRVDLDYADDVFDGHLTAEALAGHIGELLRHGLDLRELPVSALPMLTEDEYEDVVRRRQGAPVPYPREKTLHQLFTEQAARTPGLTAVVDGSSGATLTFAELDRLSNQVARALRERGAGPGERVAILAERGPELLPGLLGILKAGAAYVPVDPGYPPARIRLLLEDCGAKLVLRGAQEVPELPTGAPVLRISELTQGSDRPLGPTAYADDLAYTIYTSGSTGRPKGVMVEHHAVGNRLMWMQRRYPIGPGDTLLQKTPISFDVSVWELLWWAVQGARVVLLPPGAEKDPAQIARTVREHRVSVIHFVPSMLGPFLDLLEDDPEKAEGVRSLRSVFCSGEALPPERATQFNRVFGGGDAPRLVNLYGPTEAAVDVTYFDCPPASEGPVTRVPIGRPVENTTLYVLDRHGRPQPVGVPGELHIGGVQVARGYLNRPELTAERFVKDPFAPGGRLYRTGDLARLLNDGTVEYLGRNDDQVKIRGNRVELGEVQNALVALDAIRDAVVVDHLPGGGRGPVLVAYCTADRELDPARLRSALGEALPAYMIPAHFERLDALPLTPNGKVDRAALPAPDTGASDDPDSGPRTTREAVLAGIWAQVLGVDRVGVHTDYFVIGGDSISMLRVRALAEKAGLRFSTDDFVRNPTVAALAECAEATADTDTDTDTGTGTGPGATDGSAAPAPFALVTSVDRARLETYEDAYPLTRLQLGLLFHSREKQDSATYKDVFRYSLAMPWREPEFRAAFDRLVRRHPVLRSSFALGGHTEPLQIVQPSVEGGLSVEDLRDATAGEAEAAIEEHIASRRRYDYRFDRAPLHHFRAFVLPGTVELVLSFHHAILDGGSVANLVSELLRDYGHLLRMDLEPVPDTAPPPAALHVAQERAAIDAKEGRAYWQNLLSGAPQLHLESFRPHEAPGSDERVECDLHLPAELVGAVRATARDRRVPVKSVLFAAHVLLLRALSGERDVTTGLVAHTRPDTEGAERTCGLFLNTLPVRVDAEQATWFDVVGHVLDREREAHPYRRVPLAVIQEDLGRSTLVDTLFNYIHFRQLGEVFRTPGITSRGFAVREETNFSLVVNAMVDPVDEGIRLRLDFSGQSFTPAQARLYTDTYVRILRRLAEDPDGAVEFGFLAPASPPVRTGRPPVNVVRAFEDRARRTPEAQAVVADGLTWSYAELDRLATRIATGLLDSGVRPGERVGIAMGRTPATVAAILGTAKAGCSAMPLDTAYPVDRLRAMIEQGRPARVVVDEEHQDLLEPTVPLLPYGALAATDRTADLPEISEDDEVYLLFTSGSTGRPKGVSAPHRSLSNLVAWQNGIASTAEGARTVQYAPLSFDVSFQELYATLCGGGTLVVVTEELRRDMPGLLRLLDRERVERMHLPYVALQQLAEASVTLGLVPRSLRVLCSSGEQFRTTDEIRRFCASLGDAVIDNHYGPTETHAAAFHEMTGEPGAFPALPPVGQPIHGARLLVLDARTRPVPTGARGEIYIGGAGLADGYAGRPDLTQERFVPAPDGDGLLYRTGDVGMVLPDGNVVCLGRADRQVKIRGYRVEPAEIELVAAGAPVGGPDVITDIAVTARRDAAGDTSLIAFLVGDAERADLDGLRRHLRAKLPDYMVPAHFVWLPAIPLTPNGKRDEAALRRIQPERAEPAGRVAPRDTHERVLAEMLADLLHVPEVGAHDNLFDLGATSITAMRLVVLLEERFGTAIPLSDFIVAPTVAELAGRLRSAGTTATGFDPLVAIRPEGTRPPLFFAHPMGGNVLCYVPFAKRLPPDQPFYTFQAAGADVGTEPVRGLEQLAADYIEAMRRVRPTGPYHLGGWSFGGFVAFEMARQLHAAGERVGSLILLDTTALNPGRRPWTDDEALLGWFFWELLWLQHGSATAGDLLPPGLDTLEEKFAFMTRLAIDEGVLPAGSGDAVVRRLFRVYEANWRSAFDYRPGVVDYDVLLVRARDPLPGVLLEMHTAIDSMHADETNGWRERTRGRLSVVDAEGDHLTIMEEPRVSDIVGTVLRAMDIRTSESGQS; via the coding sequence ATGGCAGCTGAATTCAAGGCCCTCGAATTAACCGGCTTCCAGCGCGACATCTGGGCGGCCGAGGCGCGAACACCGGGGAACTGCCAATTCAACGTACTGGTCCACGAACGGCTGGAGGGTGCCGTCGACCGGGAGCTGCTCGGCGCCTGTCTGGCCCGTGCGGTGCGCGCGCACGACGCCTTCCGGCTGCGGTTCGGCGAGGACGGCGACGGCGTTCCCCGGGTCCGGCGCATCCCCGAGGCGCCGGACGCCCCGCCGCTGTCCTGGGATCACCTCGACCTCTCCGGTGAGCCCGACCCCTCCGGCGCGGTACGGGCCCGGTGCGAGCAGGAGCTGAGCCGGCCGCTGGATCTGCGGAACGGGCCGTTGTTCCGGGCCGCCGTGCTCACCGAAGGGCCGGACGCCGTCCACCTCGTCCTGACCGCGCACCACATCGTGACCGATGCCTGGGCGCTGAACGCACTGACCTTGCGGATACTTTCCGACTACCGCATCCGCGCGTCCCGAAATGCCCTTCCGGCCTCCGGGGAAAAGGACGCCGATCCGGCCGACCGGGACGATTCACCTTCGTACTGGGATTCCATCCGGGAATTCGGATACCGGGCCGACGATGCCGACCGCGATACCGGCCGTGAGAACGACCGCGCGTTCTACCGGAATTATCTGGCGGGTACCGAGCCCGCTCTCTTCACCCGGTCCGGCGCCACGCGGCCCGGACGCGGGCGGCACTCCTTCGCCGTCGGCGAGGAGCTGGTCGGGCGCATCCTCGACGCCGGGGCGTCCCCCTTCCCGTACCTGCTCTCGGCGCTCGCCGTATGCCTCGCACGCGTCCACCAGGCGGACGAGGTCGTCATCGGCGTGCCCTTCCTGAACCGGCGGACCGAGGACGAGCGCGCGACCGTCGGCCAGTTCGCCAACAACCTGCCCCTGCGGATCGCGGTGGCGGAGGATCTGCCCCTGGTCGACCTCGCCGACCACGTACGCAAGCGGATCGACGAGCTGAGGGAGCACGAGCGGCTGCCCTTCGGCGACATCCTCCGCGAGGCGCCCACGCAGGAGGCCCACGGCCGTCGGCTGTTCGATGTCACCGCCTCCTACCTGCGGTTTCCCCGACCGCCGGAGATCCCGGGCGTGCACCGGACCACCACGATCATGGCCCCGGTCCACGCCACCGACGCGCTCTCCCTCATGATCCAGGCGTTCGAGGACGAGCCGGGGCTGCGCGTCGACCTGGACTACGCCGACGACGTGTTCGACGGGCACCTCACGGCCGAGGCGCTGGCCGGGCACATCGGTGAACTCCTCCGCCACGGACTGGACTTACGGGAGCTGCCGGTCTCGGCGCTGCCCATGCTGACCGAGGACGAGTACGAGGACGTCGTACGCCGCCGTCAGGGCGCCCCCGTGCCCTACCCCCGGGAGAAGACACTGCACCAGCTCTTCACCGAGCAGGCGGCGCGCACCCCCGGACTGACCGCCGTGGTCGACGGCTCCTCGGGCGCCACGCTGACCTTCGCCGAGCTCGACCGGCTCTCCAACCAGGTGGCGCGGGCGCTGCGCGAGCGGGGCGCCGGACCCGGCGAACGGGTCGCGATCCTCGCGGAGCGCGGCCCGGAGCTGCTGCCCGGGCTCCTCGGCATCCTCAAGGCGGGCGCCGCCTACGTACCCGTCGATCCCGGCTACCCGCCCGCGCGCATCCGGCTGCTCCTGGAGGACTGCGGGGCGAAGCTGGTCCTGCGCGGCGCGCAGGAGGTCCCGGAGCTGCCCACCGGAGCCCCGGTGCTCCGGATCTCCGAGCTGACCCAGGGCTCCGACCGGCCGCTCGGCCCCACCGCGTACGCGGACGACCTCGCCTACACCATCTACACCTCCGGTTCGACCGGCCGCCCCAAGGGCGTGATGGTCGAGCACCATGCGGTGGGGAACCGGCTGATGTGGATGCAGCGCCGCTATCCCATAGGCCCGGGCGACACACTTCTTCAGAAGACGCCCATCTCGTTCGACGTCTCGGTGTGGGAACTGCTGTGGTGGGCCGTCCAGGGCGCCCGGGTGGTGCTGCTGCCGCCGGGCGCGGAGAAGGACCCGGCGCAGATCGCGCGCACGGTACGCGAGCACCGGGTGAGCGTGATCCACTTCGTGCCCTCGATGCTCGGCCCGTTCCTCGACCTGCTGGAGGACGACCCGGAGAAGGCCGAGGGAGTCCGCTCGCTGCGCTCTGTTTTTTGCAGCGGTGAAGCTCTGCCGCCGGAGCGGGCCACGCAGTTCAACCGGGTCTTCGGTGGCGGTGACGCGCCCCGCCTGGTCAACCTCTACGGCCCCACCGAAGCCGCGGTCGACGTGACCTATTTCGACTGCCCGCCCGCCTCCGAAGGGCCCGTCACCCGGGTGCCCATCGGGCGCCCCGTGGAGAACACCACGCTCTACGTGCTCGACCGGCACGGCCGCCCCCAGCCCGTCGGCGTCCCCGGCGAACTGCACATCGGCGGTGTCCAGGTCGCCCGCGGCTATCTGAACCGGCCTGAACTCACCGCCGAACGCTTCGTCAAGGACCCCTTCGCCCCCGGCGGCCGCCTCTACCGGACCGGGGACCTGGCCCGGCTGCTGAACGACGGCACCGTCGAATACCTCGGCCGGAACGACGACCAGGTGAAGATCCGCGGCAACCGGGTCGAACTGGGCGAGGTGCAGAACGCCCTCGTCGCCCTGGACGCCATCCGGGACGCCGTGGTCGTCGACCACCTGCCCGGCGGCGGCCGGGGGCCGGTCCTCGTCGCGTACTGCACGGCCGACCGCGAACTCGACCCGGCCCGGCTGCGCTCGGCCCTCGGCGAGGCGCTGCCCGCCTATATGATCCCGGCGCACTTCGAACGCCTCGACGCCCTTCCCCTCACACCCAACGGCAAGGTCGACCGCGCGGCGCTGCCCGCCCCGGACACCGGCGCGTCCGACGACCCGGACAGCGGGCCGCGCACCACCCGGGAGGCCGTGCTCGCCGGTATCTGGGCGCAGGTGCTCGGCGTCGACCGGGTCGGCGTCCACACCGACTACTTCGTGATCGGGGGCGACTCGATCAGCATGCTCCGGGTGCGGGCGCTCGCGGAGAAGGCGGGCCTCCGGTTCTCGACCGACGACTTCGTCCGCAACCCGACCGTGGCGGCCCTCGCCGAGTGCGCCGAGGCCACGGCCGACACCGACACCGACACCGACACCGGCACCGGCACCGGGCCCGGCGCTACGGACGGCTCCGCGGCCCCGGCCCCCTTCGCCCTGGTCACCTCGGTGGACCGCGCCCGTCTGGAGACGTACGAGGACGCCTACCCGCTCACCCGCCTCCAGCTCGGCCTGCTCTTCCACAGCCGTGAGAAGCAGGACTCCGCGACGTACAAGGACGTCTTCCGCTACAGCCTGGCCATGCCGTGGCGGGAGCCGGAGTTCCGGGCGGCCTTCGACCGGCTCGTCCGGCGCCATCCGGTGCTGCGGTCCTCCTTCGCCCTCGGCGGCCACACCGAGCCGCTCCAGATCGTCCAGCCGTCCGTCGAGGGCGGGCTGAGCGTCGAGGATCTGCGGGACGCCACGGCGGGGGAGGCCGAGGCCGCCATCGAGGAGCACATCGCGAGCCGACGCCGGTACGACTACCGGTTCGACCGCGCGCCGCTCCACCACTTCCGGGCCTTCGTCCTGCCCGGCACCGTCGAACTGGTCCTCAGCTTCCACCACGCCATCCTCGACGGCGGCAGCGTCGCCAACCTCGTCTCCGAACTCCTCCGGGACTACGGCCATCTGCTCCGGATGGACCTGGAGCCGGTGCCGGACACCGCGCCGCCCCCGGCCGCGCTGCACGTCGCCCAGGAGCGCGCCGCCATCGACGCCAAGGAGGGCCGCGCCTACTGGCAGAACCTGCTCTCCGGCGCGCCCCAGCTCCACCTGGAGAGCTTCCGCCCCCATGAGGCGCCGGGGAGCGACGAGCGGGTGGAGTGCGACCTGCACCTGCCCGCCGAGCTCGTCGGTGCCGTACGCGCCACCGCCCGCGACCGGCGGGTCCCGGTGAAGTCGGTCCTGTTCGCCGCGCACGTCCTGCTGCTGCGTGCCCTGTCCGGCGAGCGGGACGTGACCACCGGTCTCGTGGCCCACACCAGGCCGGACACCGAGGGCGCGGAGCGCACCTGCGGACTCTTCCTCAACACCCTGCCCGTCCGGGTGGACGCGGAGCAGGCCACCTGGTTCGACGTGGTGGGGCACGTCCTGGACCGGGAGCGGGAGGCCCATCCGTACCGGCGCGTGCCCCTGGCGGTCATCCAGGAGGACCTGGGCCGCTCCACCCTGGTCGACACCCTGTTCAACTACATCCACTTCCGCCAGCTCGGCGAGGTCTTCCGGACCCCCGGCATCACCAGCCGCGGCTTCGCGGTCCGGGAGGAGACGAACTTCTCCCTCGTCGTCAACGCCATGGTCGACCCGGTGGACGAGGGCATCCGGCTCCGGCTCGACTTCTCCGGACAGTCCTTCACCCCGGCGCAGGCGCGGCTCTACACCGACACGTACGTACGGATTCTCCGCCGCCTCGCCGAAGACCCCGACGGCGCGGTCGAGTTCGGCTTCCTCGCACCGGCCTCGCCGCCCGTGCGGACCGGGCGCCCGCCGGTCAACGTGGTCCGCGCCTTCGAGGACCGCGCACGCCGGACGCCCGAGGCGCAGGCGGTGGTCGCCGACGGGCTGACGTGGAGCTACGCGGAGCTGGACCGGCTCGCCACGCGGATCGCCACGGGGCTGCTGGACTCGGGGGTGCGCCCCGGCGAACGCGTCGGCATCGCCATGGGCCGTACGCCCGCGACCGTCGCCGCCATCCTGGGCACCGCGAAGGCCGGGTGCTCGGCCATGCCGCTGGACACCGCCTATCCGGTGGACCGGCTGCGGGCCATGATCGAACAGGGCCGCCCCGCCCGCGTCGTCGTCGACGAGGAGCACCAGGACCTCCTGGAGCCCACGGTCCCCCTTCTCCCGTACGGGGCACTGGCGGCGACCGACCGCACCGCCGACCTCCCGGAGATCTCCGAGGACGACGAGGTGTACCTCCTGTTCACCTCGGGCTCGACGGGCCGGCCGAAGGGGGTGTCGGCACCGCACCGCTCCCTGTCCAACCTGGTGGCCTGGCAGAACGGGATCGCCAGCACCGCCGAGGGCGCCCGTACGGTGCAGTACGCGCCGCTCAGCTTCGACGTCTCCTTCCAGGAGCTGTACGCCACCCTGTGCGGCGGCGGCACGCTGGTCGTCGTCACGGAGGAGCTGCGGCGGGACATGCCCGGCCTGCTGCGGCTGCTGGACCGGGAGCGCGTCGAGCGCATGCACCTGCCCTATGTCGCCCTCCAGCAACTGGCGGAGGCATCGGTCACCCTCGGCCTGGTGCCCCGGAGCCTGCGCGTGCTGTGCTCCTCGGGCGAGCAGTTCCGGACCACGGACGAGATCCGCCGCTTCTGCGCCTCCCTCGGCGACGCCGTGATCGACAACCACTACGGCCCCACCGAGACCCACGCCGCCGCCTTCCACGAGATGACCGGCGAGCCCGGCGCGTTCCCCGCGCTGCCCCCGGTGGGGCAGCCCATCCACGGCGCCCGGCTGCTGGTCCTGGACGCCCGGACGCGCCCGGTCCCGACCGGGGCCCGGGGCGAGATATACATCGGCGGAGCCGGTCTGGCCGACGGCTACGCGGGCCGCCCCGACCTGACCCAGGAACGGTTCGTACCCGCCCCGGACGGCGACGGGCTGCTCTACCGCACCGGCGACGTCGGCATGGTCCTGCCCGACGGGAACGTGGTCTGCCTCGGCCGCGCCGACCGGCAGGTCAAGATCCGCGGCTACCGGGTCGAACCGGCGGAGATCGAACTGGTTGCCGCCGGGGCCCCGGTGGGCGGCCCCGACGTGATCACCGACATCGCCGTCACCGCCCGGCGCGACGCGGCGGGCGACACCTCCCTCATCGCCTTCCTGGTCGGCGACGCCGAGCGCGCGGACCTGGACGGCCTGCGGCGCCACCTGCGCGCGAAGCTGCCGGACTACATGGTGCCCGCCCACTTCGTCTGGCTGCCCGCCATCCCGCTCACCCCCAACGGCAAGCGCGACGAGGCCGCGCTGCGGCGGATACAGCCGGAGCGCGCGGAGCCAGCCGGGCGCGTCGCCCCCCGGGACACCCACGAACGGGTCCTGGCCGAGATGCTGGCCGATCTGCTCCACGTACCCGAAGTGGGGGCGCACGACAACCTGTTCGACCTCGGCGCCACCTCGATCACGGCGATGCGCCTGGTCGTCCTCCTGGAGGAGCGGTTCGGCACCGCGATCCCGCTGTCGGACTTCATCGTCGCGCCGACCGTGGCCGAACTGGCCGGGCGGCTCCGCTCGGCGGGCACCACGGCCACCGGGTTCGACCCGCTGGTCGCGATCCGGCCCGAGGGCACCCGGCCGCCGCTGTTCTTCGCGCACCCCATGGGCGGCAATGTGCTCTGCTACGTACCCTTCGCCAAGCGTCTCCCGCCGGACCAGCCCTTCTACACCTTCCAGGCGGCCGGGGCTGACGTCGGCACCGAGCCGGTGCGCGGCCTCGAACAGCTCGCCGCCGACTACATCGAGGCGATGCGCCGCGTCCGGCCGACCGGGCCCTACCACCTCGGCGGCTGGTCCTTCGGCGGGTTCGTCGCCTTCGAGATGGCCCGTCAGCTCCACGCCGCCGGGGAGCGCGTCGGCTCGCTGATCCTGCTGGACACGACGGCGCTCAACCCGGGACGACGGCCGTGGACCGACGACGAGGCCCTGCTCGGCTGGTTCTTCTGGGAACTGCTCTGGCTCCAGCACGGCAGCGCCACGGCCGGTGACCTCCTGCCGCCCGGTCTGGACACGCTGGAGGAGAAGTTCGCGTTCATGACCCGGCTGGCCATCGACGAGGGCGTCCTGCCAGCGGGCAGCGGCGACGCCGTCGTCCGCCGCCTGTTCCGGGTGTACGAGGCCAACTGGCGCTCGGCCTTCGACTACCGGCCCGGTGTCGTGGACTACGACGTCCTGCTCGTCCGGGCCCGCGATCCGCTGCCGGGCGTCCTGCTGGAGATGCACACCGCGATCGACAGCATGCACGCCGACGAGACCAACGGCTGGCGGGAGCGCACCCGCGGCCGCCTCTCGGTGGTCGACGCCGAGGGCGACCACCTCACGATCATGGAGGAACCGCGCGTGTCCGACATCGTCGGCACGGTGCTCAGGGCCATGGACATCCGGACGAGCGAGAGCGGGCAGAGCTGA
- a CDS encoding AfsR family transcriptional regulator has translation MRYGVLGPLAVWDAEGRPVRVPEAKVRALLANLLVHGGGPVPADRLIEDLWADNPPGGSANTLQTKVSQLRRVLGRDQVVREPAGYRLLLADDVLDALRFQELADRARAHREPAVKADLFADALALWRGPAYADVAEALFARGEIARLEELRLDVVEDHAEVRLTLGEHTALAAELGTLVARHPLRERLRMAHMRALYRAGRQGDALQSFQELRRELAEELGVSPGPEVSALHEAILRQEPRLATPAVGSLSCRTNLPAPLTPLIGRREAAEQVLARLDPGANTRLLTLTGLGGVGKTRLAIAAAREVAGQFTDGVWLVELAGLGAASTPDDIAERVITTLGLCDTAVTEPDLEDLVGWLCRAVADKQLLILLDNCEHLIEPVAVLANAVLSAVPAAHLLLTSQEALDIPGEVVHPVPPLALPKDTDPQTAARSSAVELFVERAAAAAPGFVLDAENAAAVSAVCRRLDGIPLALEIVASRLRTLSPHELAARLDDRFARPDARVRGLPDRQRTLRGMLDWSWQLLSEDERTVLRRLVVHADGWAMPSAQAVCADDGLPAGRVPDLLSRLVDRSLVVREGNRFRLLESVAAHGAERLAEAGEESAVRERYVRHCTELAEREDELLRGPDQRRSLERLNAETVNLRRALDLAVTHGAAEYAVRLVNALAWYWFLRGRFTEARRSLRAALAAGEGATPDARLTARIWLTGMELRTSQTGAVPGPADEDLGAGVGDPVLRARLRWFVGTGLTGSGRHREGRRLVEASLTGARAAGDRWGEAAALVELASHAPARDGSAELGAALFREAGDRWGQLRATRALALAAEDEGDRVRTERLHREGLLMAEELGLWTEAVETLTRLGETALADGRTERATELYERARSVSAERAYTRGEIRAEIGLGHAARLRGDRDAATDHLNRALAKSRASGHGVHADAALAELNLVPRP, from the coding sequence ATGCGTTACGGGGTGCTCGGTCCGCTGGCCGTCTGGGACGCCGAGGGGCGGCCGGTCAGGGTTCCCGAAGCCAAGGTGCGTGCCCTGCTGGCGAATCTCCTCGTCCACGGCGGCGGACCGGTTCCGGCGGACCGCCTGATCGAGGACCTGTGGGCGGACAACCCGCCGGGCGGGTCCGCCAACACCTTGCAGACCAAGGTCTCCCAGCTCCGCCGTGTGCTGGGCCGGGACCAGGTGGTCCGGGAGCCCGCCGGTTACCGGCTGCTGCTCGCGGACGACGTGCTCGACGCGCTGAGGTTCCAGGAGCTGGCCGACCGCGCCCGCGCCCACCGGGAACCGGCGGTGAAGGCGGACCTGTTCGCCGACGCGCTCGCGCTCTGGCGGGGCCCGGCCTACGCGGACGTGGCCGAGGCCCTGTTCGCCCGCGGCGAGATCGCCCGGCTGGAGGAGCTGCGCCTCGACGTCGTCGAGGACCACGCCGAGGTGCGGCTGACCCTGGGCGAGCACACGGCGCTGGCGGCGGAGCTGGGGACGCTGGTGGCCCGGCACCCGCTGCGCGAGCGGCTGCGCATGGCCCATATGCGCGCCCTGTACCGGGCCGGGCGGCAGGGTGACGCGTTGCAGAGCTTCCAGGAGCTGCGGCGGGAGCTGGCCGAGGAGCTCGGGGTGTCACCCGGCCCCGAGGTCTCCGCGCTCCACGAGGCGATCCTGCGCCAGGAACCGCGGCTGGCCACCCCCGCGGTCGGCTCGCTGTCGTGCCGTACGAACCTGCCCGCCCCGCTGACCCCGCTGATCGGCCGGCGCGAGGCGGCCGAACAGGTGCTGGCCCGGCTGGACCCCGGCGCGAACACCCGCCTTCTCACCCTCACCGGTCTCGGCGGTGTGGGCAAGACCCGGCTGGCGATCGCCGCCGCCCGTGAGGTGGCCGGGCAGTTCACCGACGGGGTGTGGCTGGTCGAACTGGCCGGTCTGGGCGCCGCGTCAACCCCGGACGACATCGCCGAACGCGTCATCACGACGCTGGGCCTGTGCGACACCGCGGTGACCGAACCGGACCTGGAAGACCTGGTGGGCTGGCTGTGCCGGGCGGTGGCCGACAAGCAGCTGCTGATCCTGCTGGACAACTGCGAGCACCTCATCGAGCCGGTCGCCGTGCTCGCCAACGCCGTCCTGTCGGCCGTCCCCGCCGCGCACCTCCTCCTCACCAGCCAGGAAGCCCTGGACATCCCCGGCGAGGTGGTGCACCCCGTACCGCCGCTGGCGCTGCCGAAGGACACCGACCCGCAGACGGCCGCCCGCTCCAGCGCCGTCGAACTGTTCGTGGAGCGGGCCGCCGCCGCAGCGCCCGGCTTCGTCCTCGACGCGGAGAACGCGGCGGCCGTCTCCGCCGTCTGCCGCCGCCTCGACGGCATCCCGCTCGCCCTGGAAATCGTGGCGTCCCGGCTGCGGACGCTGAGCCCGCACGAGCTCGCCGCCCGCCTGGACGACCGGTTCGCCCGGCCCGACGCCCGGGTGCGCGGACTGCCGGACCGCCAGCGGACGCTGCGGGGCATGCTCGACTGGAGCTGGCAGCTGCTGAGCGAGGACGAGCGCACCGTGCTGCGCCGCCTCGTCGTCCACGCCGACGGCTGGGCCATGCCCTCCGCCCAGGCGGTCTGCGCCGACGACGGCCTCCCCGCCGGACGCGTCCCCGACCTGCTGTCCCGGCTGGTGGACCGCTCACTGGTGGTCCGCGAGGGCAACCGGTTCCGGCTGCTCGAATCGGTGGCCGCCCACGGCGCCGAGCGACTGGCGGAGGCGGGCGAGGAGAGCGCCGTACGCGAGCGGTACGTACGCCACTGCACCGAGCTGGCCGAACGGGAGGACGAGCTGCTGCGCGGCCCGGACCAGCGGCGCTCCCTGGAGCGCCTCAACGCCGAGACCGTCAACCTGCGCCGCGCCCTGGACCTCGCGGTCACCCACGGCGCCGCCGAGTACGCGGTACGGCTCGTGAACGCGCTGGCCTGGTACTGGTTCCTGCGCGGGCGGTTCACCGAGGCCCGCAGGTCGCTCCGGGCGGCGCTGGCGGCCGGTGAGGGGGCCACGCCGGACGCCCGCCTGACGGCGCGGATCTGGCTGACCGGGATGGAGCTGCGCACCTCGCAGACCGGCGCGGTGCCCGGCCCGGCGGACGAGGACCTCGGCGCCGGGGTCGGGGACCCGGTGCTGCGCGCCCGGCTGCGGTGGTTCGTCGGCACCGGGCTGACCGGCAGCGGCCGGCACCGCGAGGGGCGCCGCCTGGTGGAGGCGAGCCTGACCGGTGCACGGGCCGCCGGGGACCGCTGGGGCGAGGCCGCCGCCCTGGTCGAGCTCGCGAGCCACGCCCCGGCCCGGGACGGATCGGCGGAGCTGGGCGCCGCGCTGTTCCGCGAGGCAGGCGACCGCTGGGGCCAGCTCCGGGCCACCCGGGCCCTGGCGCTCGCGGCGGAGGACGAGGGCGACCGCGTACGGACGGAACGCCTGCACCGCGAAGGTCTCCTGATGGCCGAGGAACTGGGCCTGTGGACCGAGGCCGTCGAGACGCTGACCCGGCTCGGCGAGACCGCCCTCGCCGACGGCCGTACCGAGCGGGCGACGGAGCTGTACGAGCGCGCGCGCTCCGTGTCGGCCGAACGCGCCTACACCCGGGGCGAGATCCGGGCCGAGATCGGCCTGGGGCACGCCGCACGGCTCCGCGGCGACCGGGACGCCGCCACGGACCACCTGAACCGGGCGCTGGCCAAGAGCCGTGCGTCGGGCCACGGCGTCCATGCCGATGCCGCGCTGGCGGAACTGAATCTCGTCCCCCGGCCCTGA